A single genomic interval of Stieleria maiorica harbors:
- a CDS encoding CotH kinase family protein — MKKLTLTALVITSTGMLVGGLVFSQPPGSFGFGGPGGFGGPPGFGGPGGPGGPNREKRKLVEEHDSDGDGWLNQSERAVARKALESDDRGGFGRRRGPGGGPGFGGPGRRGPGGRGGNMQPGTPGPTVTADSVASYSDKPLYDTGVLRTIFLEFEDKDWEEELEAFKETDVDVPAQMLVDGKRYPNVGVHFRGASSYGHVPRGSKRSFNISMDMADEDQRIDGYKTLNLLNCHGDPSMMSSVLYSHIARQYIPAPKANFVHVVVNGESWGLYNSVQQFDKQFIAENFDGAKGTRWKVSGSPAGDGGLRYLGDDLEDYKARFEMKSDDGKKQWLALIELCKTLNETPLDQLESALEPILDIDGTLKFLALDVVLANSDGYWTRASDYNLFRDKDGKFHVMPHDMNEAFALAGHGPGGPGARGPGGPEGRGPGGPGGPGGERRGGFGGFGFGGFDFGPPPADRPPVADGEPRDQRRRGPEGGGPEGRGPGGRGPGGRGPGGRGPGGRGPGHGSVDLDPLVGLDNDRMPLRSRLLAIPHLRERYLQYVDQIVEESLSWSKLGPVVNDYRDLIDPLVKADTRKLDTYDAFVAATGTDDGGEQMSIHKFAVERSEYLRK, encoded by the coding sequence ATGAAAAAACTCACGCTCACCGCGCTGGTGATCACCTCGACCGGGATGCTGGTCGGCGGGCTCGTCTTCTCACAACCCCCGGGCTCGTTCGGCTTCGGCGGCCCCGGTGGCTTTGGCGGACCGCCCGGCTTTGGAGGACCTGGCGGCCCCGGCGGCCCGAACCGTGAAAAACGCAAGCTGGTCGAGGAACATGACAGCGACGGTGACGGCTGGCTGAATCAAAGCGAACGCGCCGTCGCTCGCAAGGCCCTCGAATCGGACGATCGCGGCGGATTCGGGCGTCGTAGAGGTCCGGGGGGCGGACCCGGCTTTGGTGGACCCGGTCGACGAGGCCCCGGAGGTCGCGGCGGCAACATGCAACCCGGTACACCGGGCCCGACGGTCACAGCGGATTCCGTCGCTTCCTACAGCGACAAACCGTTGTACGACACCGGCGTGCTGCGAACAATCTTCTTGGAGTTTGAAGACAAGGATTGGGAGGAGGAATTGGAAGCGTTCAAGGAAACCGATGTCGACGTCCCCGCGCAGATGCTGGTCGACGGCAAACGTTATCCGAACGTCGGCGTTCACTTCCGCGGCGCATCCTCCTACGGACATGTTCCCCGCGGCAGCAAACGCTCCTTCAACATTTCAATGGACATGGCCGATGAGGATCAGCGGATCGACGGCTACAAAACGTTGAATCTGCTGAATTGCCACGGCGATCCGTCGATGATGAGTTCGGTGCTGTATTCGCACATCGCACGCCAATACATCCCCGCCCCCAAAGCCAACTTCGTGCACGTGGTCGTCAACGGAGAAAGTTGGGGGCTGTACAACAGCGTCCAGCAATTCGACAAACAATTCATCGCAGAGAACTTTGACGGCGCCAAGGGAACTCGCTGGAAGGTCAGCGGCAGCCCCGCCGGCGACGGCGGACTCCGCTACTTGGGCGACGACCTGGAAGACTACAAGGCACGGTTCGAAATGAAGTCCGACGACGGCAAGAAACAGTGGTTGGCGCTGATCGAACTGTGCAAGACGCTCAACGAAACGCCGCTCGATCAGCTCGAATCCGCACTCGAACCGATCCTGGACATCGACGGCACGCTCAAGTTCCTGGCCTTGGATGTCGTGCTGGCCAACAGCGACGGCTACTGGACGCGGGCGAGTGACTACAACTTGTTCCGCGACAAAGACGGCAAGTTCCACGTGATGCCCCACGACATGAACGAAGCGTTCGCGTTGGCCGGCCATGGTCCCGGCGGGCCGGGTGCCCGAGGGCCGGGTGGGCCAGAAGGCCGTGGGCCGGGAGGTCCCGGCGGACCAGGCGGTGAACGCAGGGGAGGCTTTGGCGGATTCGGATTCGGCGGCTTTGACTTCGGGCCTCCGCCCGCTGATCGTCCGCCGGTCGCTGACGGCGAACCACGCGACCAACGTCGCCGTGGCCCCGAAGGCGGCGGACCGGAAGGACGCGGCCCCGGTGGACGTGGACCGGGTGGCCGTGGACCGGGTGGCCGTGGACCGGGTGGCCGTGGACCGGGACACGGCAGCGTCGATCTGGATCCGCTGGTCGGCCTGGACAACGATCGCATGCCGCTGCGAAGCCGCTTGCTGGCGATCCCTCATTTGCGTGAACGTTACTTGCAGTACGTCGACCAAATCGTCGAGGAATCATTGTCGTGGTCGAAGCTCGGACCTGTCGTCAACGACTATCGCGACTTGATCGACCCGCTGGTCAAAGCGGACACGCGAAAGTTGGACACCTACGACGCCTTCGTCGCGGCAACCGGCACCGATGACGGCGGAGAGCAAATGTCGATCCACAAGTTCGCCGTCGAGCGAAGCGAGTACCTGCGGAAATAG
- a CDS encoding DUF4956 domain-containing protein — protein sequence MPSWLTDPIDTTAWMGTPGDSDALQMALRLGAAFLCGCVIAGIYWAVRPREQFMPTFPATLVLLAILCAMLPLVIGQNVAWAFGLVGALSIVRFRTVVEDTQDITFVIFAVLTGMAVGADQMTVAVVGMAVTGMAAFLFRPKGSNGPSFDRGAKLQIRLGAGRDPDVVFKDVFAQALRHVQLSAGATSKQGASIDLTYQVCLQPDFAPTDLINQLNLIEGVQSVELRQS from the coding sequence ATGCCAAGTTGGCTAACCGATCCGATCGACACCACCGCATGGATGGGCACGCCGGGTGACAGCGACGCGCTGCAGATGGCGTTGCGGTTGGGTGCGGCGTTCTTATGCGGATGTGTGATCGCTGGGATCTACTGGGCCGTGCGACCGCGCGAGCAGTTCATGCCCACGTTCCCGGCGACATTGGTCTTGCTGGCCATCCTGTGTGCGATGTTGCCACTGGTGATCGGTCAGAACGTGGCTTGGGCGTTCGGCCTGGTCGGCGCCCTGTCGATCGTCCGTTTCCGCACGGTCGTGGAGGACACCCAAGACATCACCTTCGTCATCTTCGCTGTTTTGACCGGGATGGCGGTCGGTGCGGATCAGATGACCGTCGCGGTCGTCGGCATGGCGGTTACCGGAATGGCTGCGTTCCTGTTTCGCCCCAAAGGTTCAAACGGACCGTCCTTTGACCGAGGAGCGAAACTGCAAATCCGACTCGGCGCCGGACGTGACCCCGACGTCGTGTTCAAAGACGTGTTTGCTCAGGCGCTCCGCCATGTGCAACTTTCCGCCGGGGCAACGAGCAAGCAAGGCGCATCGATTGATTTGACCTATCAGGTCTGCTTGCAACCCGACTTCGCACCGACCGATCTGATCAACCAATTGAACCTGATCGAAGGCGTGCAAAGCGTCGAACTGCGTCAGAGTTGA
- a CDS encoding CYTH domain-containing protein: protein MKSTPQFQWVFALDRPTADALADSASRQMPAGTHRQHVSDCYYEPAEGTQRAKAKLSRRRQLRVRRVDRCWDVSLEHVSWDGELRSLRQTTVPSNELVCLDASNIDPAWRGKWFHKKQLKHDLVPSLETCFDRTTWKHRTLDGEIRLTIDRELHASRIQTPSNRQTACVPTILVRMNFAVSLPATFKTLVYEFALLPEQPTVLFDLANAALAKASIDATQADATIADPLNSTKTTSTLFGSGREVTTCQVG from the coding sequence TTGAAATCCACACCTCAGTTCCAGTGGGTCTTTGCCCTGGATCGCCCAACCGCCGACGCGTTGGCCGATTCCGCATCACGTCAGATGCCGGCCGGCACGCACCGCCAACACGTCTCGGACTGCTACTACGAACCGGCCGAGGGCACACAGCGGGCCAAGGCGAAACTTTCTCGCCGACGACAGCTCCGCGTGCGGCGGGTCGACCGTTGCTGGGACGTGTCCCTGGAACATGTCAGCTGGGATGGCGAGCTGCGTTCACTGCGTCAAACCACGGTGCCGTCCAACGAATTGGTGTGCCTGGATGCGTCGAACATCGATCCGGCGTGGCGGGGTAAATGGTTTCACAAAAAACAGCTCAAGCACGACTTGGTCCCTTCGCTAGAAACCTGTTTCGATCGAACCACCTGGAAACACCGAACACTGGACGGCGAGATTCGGCTGACGATCGATCGCGAGCTTCATGCCAGCCGGATCCAGACGCCGTCGAACCGCCAAACCGCTTGCGTGCCGACGATTTTGGTGCGGATGAATTTCGCCGTTTCATTGCCAGCAACTTTCAAAACGCTGGTTTATGAGTTCGCGTTGTTGCCCGAGCAACCGACGGTCTTGTTTGACCTCGCCAACGCGGCACTCGCGAAGGCTTCGATCGACGCCACGCAAGCCGACGCCACGATTGCCGATCCCCTGAATTCAACCAAAACGACAAGCACTTTGTTCGGCTCCGGCCGAGAGGTAACGACATGCCAAGTTGGCTAA
- a CDS encoding serine/threonine-protein kinase, producing MSHPSPRTVFLEALDQETADQREAYLASVCGDDAELRASVESLLAAHERPANPLDQSPLTSPLDPTLVADLAGPSEHIGMTIGVYRLMEQIGEGGFGLVFVAQQEKPVRRKVALKIIKPGTGSQEVLARFDAERQAVAMMDHPNIARVFDAGVTKDARPYFVMELVRGEPVTDFCDRHGLSLRDRLQLFQDVCAATHHAHQKGVVHRDLKPSNVMVTLHDDKPVVKVIDFGVAKAMGQSLTDATIYTRFYSMIGTPLYMSPEQAAMSGLDVDTRSDIYSLGVLLYELLTGTTPFDRKRLDSAGYDEMRRIIREEDPPKPSTRLTTIQSLNSPTVTAPRESEPQALKAAARRESIPSDLDWIVMKAMEKDRNRRYESAAAMSADVRRFLSEEPIEARPPSRGYRLRKFAARNRAALLTGSLVAAALVVGTAVSLYQASVAIAERNEKEIALRDAINARQEVESFTERLKTANVLLGNARSYEDSQQYAAADAAYSEAVDLVPNYYLVWVQRAALRGRLHLWDEAADDFAAAMRLEAPIDSRQWEGAAAIFHLGDRTDDYRAIYSRLMEPPTDNPPPLNFHSIRACLISPADVPDARQLAAEIESMLARSAGPPGGPWGPGSWGRPNRDRDFRRDGTDRGPRPPGPDGFDFNRPEPGEPPPAGPGFSGPEPGGGPRRPSFEDRVPQSVMQYVAAWASLRAGEEQKALEHLDAASNSRGPSGDMVHSLRAIALHRTGETEQATAEMRRADNALDKAISEAIESPDRRRPWIDLLEMIILHREATREVLGTDAELDPRLVAAQKTARDLLQL from the coding sequence ATGAGTCACCCGAGCCCACGCACCGTTTTCCTGGAAGCCCTGGACCAGGAAACCGCGGATCAACGCGAAGCCTACTTGGCGTCGGTTTGCGGTGACGATGCGGAGTTGCGTGCGTCGGTGGAATCGCTGTTGGCCGCCCACGAGCGGCCCGCCAATCCGCTGGATCAGAGTCCGCTGACCAGTCCGCTGGACCCGACGCTGGTCGCCGATTTGGCCGGACCCTCCGAGCACATCGGCATGACGATCGGCGTGTATCGATTGATGGAGCAGATCGGCGAAGGCGGATTCGGTCTGGTGTTTGTCGCCCAGCAAGAAAAACCCGTTCGGCGCAAAGTGGCCTTAAAGATCATCAAGCCCGGAACCGGTTCGCAGGAGGTGTTGGCTCGCTTTGACGCCGAACGCCAAGCCGTGGCGATGATGGATCATCCCAACATCGCGCGTGTGTTCGATGCGGGCGTGACCAAGGACGCGCGGCCGTATTTCGTGATGGAGTTGGTTCGCGGCGAGCCGGTCACGGACTTTTGTGACCGCCACGGACTTTCCTTGCGCGATCGATTGCAGTTGTTTCAAGACGTTTGCGCCGCGACTCACCACGCGCACCAGAAAGGCGTCGTCCATCGCGACCTGAAACCATCCAACGTGATGGTCACCCTGCACGATGACAAACCGGTCGTGAAGGTGATCGACTTTGGGGTGGCCAAAGCCATGGGACAAAGCCTGACCGACGCGACGATCTACACGCGATTCTATTCGATGATCGGAACACCGCTGTACATGAGTCCCGAGCAAGCGGCGATGAGCGGGTTGGACGTGGACACCCGCAGCGACATCTATTCCCTGGGCGTGTTGTTGTACGAATTGCTGACCGGCACGACGCCGTTTGATCGCAAGCGACTCGATTCGGCAGGCTATGACGAAATGCGGCGGATCATTCGCGAAGAGGATCCGCCCAAACCCAGCACCCGGTTGACCACGATCCAGTCGCTGAATTCACCGACCGTAACCGCGCCGCGCGAGTCCGAGCCCCAGGCTCTCAAGGCGGCCGCCCGACGTGAATCGATCCCCAGCGACCTGGACTGGATCGTGATGAAGGCGATGGAGAAGGATCGCAATCGGAGGTACGAATCGGCGGCGGCGATGAGCGCCGATGTCAGGCGTTTCTTGTCGGAAGAGCCGATCGAAGCGCGCCCGCCTTCGCGAGGCTATCGGCTTCGCAAGTTCGCCGCACGCAACCGCGCGGCGTTATTGACTGGTTCCTTGGTCGCCGCCGCCCTGGTCGTCGGCACCGCCGTCAGCCTGTACCAGGCTTCGGTCGCGATCGCCGAACGCAACGAAAAAGAGATCGCGCTGCGGGATGCGATCAACGCGCGTCAGGAGGTGGAAAGTTTTACCGAACGGCTCAAGACGGCGAACGTCTTGCTCGGCAACGCCCGGTCGTACGAAGATTCACAGCAGTATGCCGCCGCCGATGCGGCCTACAGCGAAGCGGTCGACTTGGTGCCCAACTACTATCTGGTTTGGGTGCAGCGGGCGGCGCTGCGGGGACGGTTGCATTTGTGGGACGAAGCGGCCGACGACTTTGCCGCCGCGATGCGTTTGGAGGCTCCGATCGATAGCCGCCAGTGGGAGGGAGCCGCGGCGATCTTTCACTTGGGCGACCGGACGGACGACTACCGAGCGATCTATTCGCGGCTGATGGAACCGCCCACCGACAACCCTCCGCCGCTGAACTTCCATTCGATTCGCGCCTGCCTGATCTCCCCGGCCGATGTGCCCGACGCACGACAGTTGGCAGCGGAAATCGAATCGATGCTCGCACGCTCCGCCGGACCGCCCGGGGGGCCGTGGGGACCAGGCTCCTGGGGACGCCCGAATCGCGATCGCGACTTCCGACGCGACGGGACTGACCGCGGCCCCAGGCCTCCCGGACCAGATGGGTTCGATTTCAATCGCCCCGAACCGGGTGAGCCACCGCCGGCTGGTCCTGGATTCTCCGGTCCCGAGCCAGGTGGTGGGCCGCGACGTCCGTCGTTCGAAGATCGCGTACCGCAGAGCGTGATGCAGTACGTCGCGGCGTGGGCCAGCCTCCGCGCCGGCGAAGAACAAAAAGCGTTGGAGCACCTGGATGCGGCGTCGAATTCGCGCGGCCCCAGCGGCGACATGGTGCATTCGCTGCGCGCGATCGCACTGCATCGGACCGGGGAAACCGAACAAGCCACCGCGGAGATGCGGCGGGCGGACAACGCGCTGGACAAGGCGATCAGTGAAGCGATCGAGTCACCCGACCGGCGCAGGCCCTGGATCGATTTGCTGGAAATGATCATCTTGCACCGCGAAGCCACACGCGAGGTGTTGGGGACCGACGCGGAATTGGATCCACGGCTTGTCGCGGCCCAAAAAACGGCGCGAGATCTGTTGCAACTGTAA
- a CDS encoding ECF-type sigma factor, whose amino-acid sequence MVKSEVSQILHQIENGDQHAASQLLPLVYEELRRLASNKMAQEKQGHTLQPTALVHEAFVRLVSGEADGDDPHKWDGRGHFFAAAAESMRRILVESARRRNAQKRGGGMQRCEFTEDDAILDHQDDATLLSLDDALTKLAAEDAELAKLVQLRYFTGLTIEETADVLGVSARTVKRHWTYARAWLRRAMDAEE is encoded by the coding sequence ATGGTAAAAAGCGAAGTCAGTCAAATTCTGCACCAGATCGAGAACGGGGACCAGCATGCGGCCAGCCAGTTGTTGCCGCTGGTCTATGAAGAGCTGCGCCGGTTGGCATCCAACAAGATGGCGCAGGAGAAACAGGGGCACACGCTGCAGCCCACTGCGCTGGTCCACGAGGCGTTTGTGCGGTTGGTCAGCGGAGAGGCCGACGGCGATGATCCACACAAGTGGGATGGTCGCGGGCACTTCTTTGCCGCCGCGGCCGAATCGATGCGCCGCATCCTGGTCGAAAGCGCCCGCCGACGGAATGCTCAAAAGCGTGGCGGTGGGATGCAGCGTTGCGAGTTCACCGAGGACGACGCGATTCTGGACCACCAGGACGACGCCACCCTGTTGTCGCTCGACGACGCCCTGACCAAACTTGCCGCCGAGGACGCGGAACTGGCAAAACTGGTCCAGCTTCGCTATTTCACGGGGCTGACGATCGAAGAAACCGCCGACGTGCTGGGCGTCTCGGCCAGGACCGTCAAGCGACATTGGACCTACGCACGAGCTTGGCTCCGCCGCGCCATGGACGCCGAGGAATAA